Proteins encoded in a region of the Stieleria neptunia genome:
- a CDS encoding PVC-type heme-binding CxxCH protein produces MNRPIRMFALAASAALACLLFSNVTLAADLKLQKGDHLCLVGNALGERMQVQNEWETLLHTRFPELELVVRNLCFPGDEPYTRIRSKNFGDPTSHLTHSQASVVMYFFGYNESFAGEKGVTQYKSDLTKLVSETLAADYGKGRPQVVLVSPIAFEGSDDPNLSDGVEQNKNLALYTEAMSDVASQTDVVFVDLFTPTRALFESSPQRLTINGFHLSDIGYDALAPILDQALFGNKLSTPINPDLKNEIDDKNFHWFHRYRAVNGFSIYGDRGLAGQDGDRKYNNRVVMERERAILDEMTANRDARVWAVAAGKPVPKTIDDSNTLPFLNPTTNVGTPNDRNAKAGKLGSLEYLPAAEQIKLFDLADGYEIQLVASEEQFPELSNPVALNFDSKGRLWVATMKSYPHWKPKSPMNDKLLIFEDNDGDHAADVCKVFAEGLHQPTGFELGHGGAYVSRQPDIWFIKDTDGDDKADVVTRQLVGFDSADSHHGIAAFEWGPGGNLYFEEGTFKFSAVESPYGVRRLAEAGIWKYNPRTERMDVHASFAFANPWGYCYDKWGQDFIGDASPGNAYWAAPISGHVEYPNKHPGGSQHRRVAALAGGDPKYKFPTFYPKRIRPLAGCAIVSSRHFPDDMQGNFLVTNVIGERAILNHKITPAENGSGFVGEEVEMLLSCRDGNFRPVDVQFAPDGSLYIVDWHNALIGHLQHNLRDPSRDHSHGRIWRVTHKDRPLLQPAKIDGATIPQLLELLKSPEDRTRYRARRELAARDSGSVLEALDSWVAGLDASDPNVEHQQMEALWMYQTHNRVRTDLLDKLSASDNDRARAACVRLTSHMMHAIPDHADRFAKAVHDEHPTVRLEAVRAISFLEGDEAIEMALGVLEYDMDDYLQYTLDETMRQLEQ; encoded by the coding sequence ATGAATCGACCCATCCGGATGTTTGCTTTGGCCGCTTCGGCGGCGCTGGCCTGTCTGCTGTTTTCCAACGTTACCCTGGCCGCCGATCTGAAACTGCAAAAAGGCGACCACCTCTGTCTGGTCGGCAACGCTCTGGGTGAGCGAATGCAGGTCCAAAACGAATGGGAAACGTTGCTGCACACCCGTTTTCCCGAGCTGGAACTGGTGGTGCGAAATCTATGTTTTCCCGGCGACGAACCCTACACCCGAATTCGGTCGAAGAATTTCGGCGATCCGACCAGCCACCTGACGCACAGCCAGGCTTCGGTGGTCATGTATTTCTTCGGATACAACGAATCCTTCGCCGGTGAAAAAGGCGTCACGCAGTACAAGTCCGACCTGACCAAACTGGTCTCGGAAACCCTGGCGGCGGACTACGGCAAGGGGCGCCCGCAAGTCGTCTTGGTGTCGCCGATCGCGTTCGAAGGCTCGGACGATCCGAATCTTTCCGACGGCGTCGAGCAAAACAAGAACTTGGCGCTGTACACCGAAGCGATGTCCGACGTCGCTTCGCAAACCGATGTCGTCTTTGTCGATCTGTTCACGCCGACCCGGGCGTTGTTTGAATCGTCACCACAACGTTTGACGATCAATGGATTTCACTTAAGCGACATCGGATACGACGCGCTGGCACCGATCTTGGATCAGGCCCTGTTCGGCAACAAGCTTTCCACACCGATCAACCCGGATCTGAAAAACGAAATCGACGACAAAAACTTTCACTGGTTCCATCGCTATCGCGCCGTCAACGGGTTTTCCATCTACGGTGACCGTGGCTTGGCGGGTCAAGACGGAGACCGCAAGTACAACAACCGCGTGGTGATGGAACGTGAACGCGCGATTTTGGACGAGATGACGGCGAATCGCGACGCCCGCGTTTGGGCGGTCGCCGCCGGCAAGCCGGTCCCGAAGACCATCGATGACTCCAATACACTGCCGTTCCTCAACCCGACCACGAACGTCGGCACGCCGAACGACCGGAATGCCAAAGCCGGCAAGCTCGGATCGCTGGAGTACCTGCCCGCCGCCGAGCAAATCAAATTGTTCGATTTGGCCGACGGTTATGAAATCCAATTGGTCGCATCGGAAGAACAATTCCCCGAATTGTCCAACCCGGTCGCGCTGAATTTCGATAGCAAGGGACGATTGTGGGTCGCGACGATGAAGTCGTATCCGCACTGGAAACCCAAATCCCCGATGAACGACAAACTGTTGATCTTTGAAGACAACGACGGCGACCATGCGGCCGATGTCTGCAAAGTGTTTGCCGAGGGTTTGCATCAACCCACCGGATTCGAACTCGGTCACGGCGGCGCGTACGTGTCTCGCCAGCCCGACATCTGGTTCATCAAAGACACCGACGGTGATGACAAAGCCGATGTGGTGACGCGGCAACTGGTCGGATTCGATTCGGCCGACTCGCACCACGGCATTGCGGCATTTGAATGGGGCCCCGGTGGCAATCTGTACTTCGAAGAAGGCACCTTCAAGTTCTCGGCCGTTGAATCACCCTACGGCGTGCGTCGATTGGCCGAGGCCGGGATTTGGAAATACAATCCCCGAACCGAACGGATGGACGTCCACGCCTCGTTCGCGTTTGCCAACCCCTGGGGCTACTGCTACGACAAATGGGGCCAAGACTTCATCGGCGACGCATCGCCCGGCAACGCGTACTGGGCCGCACCGATCAGCGGTCATGTCGAGTATCCCAACAAGCACCCCGGCGGAAGCCAACATCGACGCGTCGCCGCGCTCGCCGGCGGCGACCCCAAGTACAAGTTCCCGACGTTCTACCCCAAACGGATTCGACCGTTGGCCGGATGCGCGATCGTCTCCAGTCGCCATTTTCCCGATGACATGCAAGGCAACTTCCTGGTCACCAACGTGATCGGTGAACGCGCGATTTTGAACCACAAGATCACGCCCGCCGAAAATGGCAGCGGTTTTGTCGGCGAGGAAGTCGAAATGCTGCTTTCCTGCCGCGACGGAAACTTCCGACCCGTCGACGTTCAGTTCGCCCCGGACGGTTCGCTGTATATCGTCGACTGGCACAACGCGTTGATCGGCCATTTGCAACACAACCTGCGTGACCCCAGTCGTGATCATTCCCACGGTCGGATCTGGCGTGTCACGCACAAGGATCGCCCGTTGCTCCAACCCGCCAAGATCGATGGTGCGACGATTCCCCAGTTGCTGGAATTGCTGAAGTCACCCGAAGACCGAACGCGCTATCGGGCACGTCGCGAATTGGCCGCACGCGACAGCGGTTCCGTGTTGGAAGCGCTCGACAGCTGGGTGGCCGGTTTGGACGCCTCGGATCCCAACGTCGAACATCAGCAAATGGAAGCCTTGTGGATGTATCAGACGCACAACCGAGTGCGGACCGATTTGCTGGACAAACTGTCGGCGTCGGACAACGATCGGGCACGTGCCGCATGCGTCCGGCTGACGTCACACATGATGCACGCGATCCCCGATCACGCCGATCGCTTCGCAAAAGCCGTTCATGATGAGCATCCGACGGTTCGCTTGGAAGCCGTTCGCGCGATCAGTTTCCTGGAAGGAGACGAAGCGATCGAAATGGCCCTCGGCGTGTTGGAATACGACATGGACGACTACTTGCAGTACACGCTCGATGAAACGATGCGCCAACTGGAACAGTAG
- a CDS encoding cysteine desulfurase family protein produces MIYLDNHATTPCDPRVAQQMMPWLVEHFGNPHSTSHEMGRQAKSAMDAALASVASQLAVAADAVLITSGATESNNLAIDGVCRHPRQRRRHVVTSTIEHPAVLDVVARLEKDGFRVTRVPVHPQDHPLAGQIDLEPLAAAVDDDTALVSVHWANNEIGVIQPMSQIAALAHQAGALVHSDATQAVGRIAVDLQRVDVDLISASAHKFYGPKGVGLLTTAGGVPRRRVRLKPMIVGGGQQRNLRSGTMAPANVIALATALDLAVAESSQVARRVGELQLRLWDGLQQGIDGICLNGPTLESSMRLEGNLNCRLPGIEGESWMAACSEVAFSSGSACSSVDAKPSHVLTGLGLSESEARRSVRFGIGKFNTSEQIDRAIEILVAGYRSLA; encoded by the coding sequence ATGATTTATTTGGACAATCACGCGACGACGCCCTGTGATCCACGCGTCGCCCAACAGATGATGCCGTGGCTGGTCGAGCACTTTGGCAACCCCCACAGCACCTCGCACGAAATGGGACGTCAGGCAAAATCGGCGATGGATGCCGCGTTGGCGAGCGTCGCTTCGCAGCTCGCGGTCGCGGCCGACGCCGTGTTGATCACCAGCGGGGCGACCGAGAGCAATAACTTGGCGATCGACGGAGTTTGCCGCCACCCGCGCCAGCGAAGGCGTCATGTCGTGACGAGCACGATCGAGCATCCCGCCGTTTTGGATGTCGTCGCCAGGCTGGAAAAGGATGGGTTTCGGGTCACGCGTGTTCCGGTGCATCCGCAGGATCACCCACTCGCCGGACAGATCGATCTGGAACCATTGGCTGCGGCGGTCGACGACGACACCGCACTGGTTTCGGTGCATTGGGCGAACAACGAAATCGGCGTGATCCAACCGATGTCGCAGATCGCCGCGCTCGCCCACCAGGCCGGCGCGCTCGTCCACAGCGATGCGACCCAAGCGGTCGGACGAATCGCGGTTGATTTACAACGCGTCGATGTGGATTTGATCAGCGCGTCGGCGCACAAGTTCTATGGCCCCAAGGGTGTCGGCCTGTTGACGACGGCCGGTGGGGTTCCCAGACGCCGAGTGCGATTGAAGCCGATGATCGTCGGCGGAGGCCAACAACGAAACCTGCGCAGCGGGACGATGGCTCCGGCCAACGTGATCGCGCTGGCCACCGCGCTCGACTTGGCCGTCGCGGAATCATCCCAGGTCGCCCGGCGGGTCGGTGAATTGCAGCTGCGACTTTGGGACGGATTGCAGCAGGGCATCGACGGCATCTGCCTGAACGGACCGACGCTCGAATCGTCGATGCGACTGGAGGGCAATCTGAACTGCCGGTTGCCGGGGATCGAAGGCGAATCGTGGATGGCCGCCTGCAGCGAGGTCGCCTTCAGCAGCGGGTCGGCCTGCAGCAGCGTCGACGCCAAACCCAGTCACGTGTTGACGGGATTGGGGTTGAGCGAAAGTGAAGCTCGGCGAAGCGTCCGATTCGGAATCGGGAAATTCAACACGTCCGAGCAGATCGACCGTGCGATCGAGATCCTGGTCGCCGGTTATCGAAGCCTGGCGTGA
- a CDS encoding phosphoesterase, whose translation MSTHEEHVLVIPASVIDEIGVIDGFESDIDRFLGPILQSDLLSYRPRSAMEVDPRFKQLIPYVVLEWTDASGRPHVFAYTRGGGGGEERLHAKRSIGIGGHISREDAADGKDAYATGMQRELAEEIQLDAQYTETREGLIYDPSNEVGQVHLGVVHRFVLDSPQVASNEVDLAEGGFVSIDALREQHEQLETWSQLALDALYGHVG comes from the coding sequence ATGTCAACCCACGAAGAACACGTCCTGGTCATTCCCGCATCGGTCATCGACGAGATCGGTGTGATCGACGGATTTGAATCCGACATCGATCGCTTTCTCGGACCGATCTTGCAAAGCGACCTGCTGTCCTATCGGCCACGTTCGGCGATGGAAGTCGATCCCCGTTTCAAACAATTGATCCCCTACGTCGTCTTGGAATGGACCGACGCGTCGGGCCGGCCCCATGTGTTTGCCTACACCCGCGGCGGCGGTGGCGGCGAAGAACGGTTGCACGCCAAACGAAGTATCGGGATCGGTGGACACATCAGCCGCGAAGACGCCGCCGACGGCAAAGACGCCTATGCCACCGGCATGCAACGCGAGCTGGCCGAAGAGATTCAGTTGGATGCCCAGTACACCGAGACCCGCGAAGGTTTGATCTACGATCCGTCCAACGAAGTCGGACAGGTTCACCTGGGCGTGGTGCACCGGTTTGTGCTCGATTCACCCCAAGTCGCCAGTAACGAAGTCGATTTGGCCGAGGGCGGATTTGTCTCGATTGACGCGTTGCGCGAGCAGCATGAACAACTCGAGACGTGGAGTCAGTTGGCGCTTGACGCCCTGTATGGACATGTGGGGTAA
- a CDS encoding PQQ-binding-like beta-propeller repeat protein: protein MKSAFRTLATIPLLFCFCSLASCDQPQAKSTTGETPVATAAIPLMELGDVDWPRLLGKNFDGVAEVSGVAFDWSRPPEIAWRLPVGDGYGLGCVVDGRYYHADAVRSDQPSGGRQMVERLRAFDLNDASLIWSVERPLEYRDLYGYETGPRGTPTSDGKSIVTFGCDGELCCRDLTDGTLKWSVSTNKQYGVVQNFFGVGSSPLLLDSMVIVPVGGSPPEDQQIAPGRLDRVIPNGSALVAFDLASGDEVWKCGDDLASYSSPRTMKIGDQTVVLLYARNQLLAVDPSAGKVLWTVPHRADMLESVNAMMPVVDGDRVFISECYQVGSRLLRVSAEEPTTLWLDPPKNRRAQAMRCHWSTPILVDGFLYGCSGRNNPDSDFRCIELASGELQWSDDRGMRTSLTRVGEHLIVWDEYGRMEIVRPNPDKLEIVAEYDFSDTLRTPCWAAPMVVGNRMLVRGDRHVLCLAIPTR from the coding sequence ATGAAATCCGCTTTCCGAACCCTCGCCACGATTCCGTTGCTGTTCTGTTTTTGCAGCCTTGCGTCATGCGATCAGCCGCAGGCGAAATCCACCACCGGTGAGACGCCTGTTGCAACCGCGGCGATTCCCCTGATGGAACTCGGCGATGTGGATTGGCCACGCTTGCTGGGGAAGAACTTTGACGGTGTCGCCGAAGTTTCCGGCGTCGCATTTGACTGGAGCAGACCGCCGGAGATTGCCTGGCGGCTGCCCGTCGGCGATGGGTACGGGCTCGGGTGCGTCGTCGACGGACGTTACTATCACGCCGACGCCGTCCGCAGCGACCAACCGTCCGGCGGGCGGCAGATGGTGGAGCGGTTGCGGGCGTTTGATTTAAACGATGCCAGCTTGATCTGGTCGGTCGAGCGTCCGCTGGAGTACCGAGACCTGTACGGTTACGAAACCGGTCCGCGGGGGACGCCGACCAGCGACGGCAAATCGATCGTCACCTTCGGATGTGACGGCGAATTGTGCTGTCGCGATCTCACCGACGGCACGCTGAAATGGAGTGTCTCGACCAACAAACAATACGGCGTGGTCCAAAATTTCTTCGGCGTCGGATCCTCGCCGTTGCTGTTGGATTCGATGGTGATCGTTCCGGTCGGCGGCAGTCCCCCGGAAGACCAACAGATCGCCCCAGGACGACTCGATCGCGTGATCCCCAACGGATCGGCGCTGGTCGCGTTTGATTTGGCCAGCGGCGACGAGGTTTGGAAATGCGGTGATGACCTGGCCAGCTACAGCAGCCCCCGTACGATGAAGATCGGCGATCAAACGGTCGTGCTGCTGTATGCCCGCAATCAGTTGTTGGCCGTCGACCCGTCGGCCGGCAAGGTGTTGTGGACGGTGCCGCATCGTGCGGACATGCTGGAAAGTGTCAACGCGATGATGCCGGTGGTCGACGGCGATCGGGTCTTCATCAGCGAGTGTTATCAGGTCGGCAGCCGGTTGTTGAGGGTATCAGCAGAGGAGCCGACCACGCTCTGGCTGGATCCGCCCAAAAATCGTCGCGCCCAGGCGATGCGCTGCCATTGGTCGACGCCGATCTTGGTGGACGGTTTTTTGTATGGTTGCAGCGGACGCAACAATCCGGACAGCGATTTTCGTTGTATCGAATTGGCCAGCGGCGAGCTGCAATGGAGCGACGATCGGGGGATGCGAACGTCTCTCACCCGCGTCGGCGAGCACTTGATCGTGTGGGACGAATACGGGCGGATGGAAATCGTCCGTCCCAATCCCGACAAGCTGGAGATCGTCGCCGAATACGATTTCAGCGACACGCTTCGGACCCCCTGCTGGGCGGCACCGATGGTCGTCGGCAATCGAATGCTGGTCCGCGGCGACCGTCACGTGTTGTGCTTGGCGATTCCCACCCGGTGA
- a CDS encoding ion transporter codes for MSRRRSKAEQRPEGPPWRVLMHDVIFESDTPAGWAFDVGLLLAILTSVTLVAVETIPSVAQRNWLILGRFEWFLTILFTIEYGARLACAKHPLRYAVSFWGVIDLLSVLPTYVGFFFVESDANSFVILRSIRLLRAFRVLKLWRMMDDAEELSQAIWKARHKIIVFLIVVLVAVTISGTLMYFVENVIPRMTRGESPLDDSEFVASQFDSIPQAMYWAIVTMTTVGYGDIVPKTTIGKFISATLILLGYSLIIVPSGFVTAELTSRKSSEPDDETACPRCATVEHPGEAVYCYRCGERLAAEG; via the coding sequence ATGAGCCGACGTCGATCAAAAGCCGAACAGCGTCCCGAAGGGCCGCCCTGGCGCGTGCTGATGCACGACGTCATCTTTGAATCGGACACGCCCGCCGGTTGGGCGTTCGACGTCGGACTATTGCTGGCCATTTTGACGAGCGTCACACTGGTGGCGGTCGAAACGATCCCCTCGGTCGCCCAGCGGAACTGGTTGATTCTGGGCCGGTTCGAATGGTTTCTGACGATCCTGTTTACGATCGAGTACGGCGCGCGGCTGGCCTGTGCCAAACACCCGCTGCGGTACGCCGTCAGTTTCTGGGGCGTGATCGATCTGCTCAGCGTGTTGCCGACCTATGTCGGGTTCTTTTTCGTCGAAAGCGACGCGAATTCGTTCGTCATCCTCCGCAGCATTCGACTGCTCCGTGCGTTCCGCGTGCTGAAGCTGTGGCGGATGATGGACGACGCCGAGGAACTGTCGCAAGCGATTTGGAAAGCCCGGCACAAGATCATCGTGTTCTTGATCGTGGTCTTGGTCGCCGTGACCATCAGCGGCACGTTGATGTATTTTGTCGAAAACGTCATCCCGCGGATGACACGGGGAGAATCGCCGCTGGACGATTCGGAATTCGTCGCCAGCCAATTTGATTCCATTCCCCAAGCGATGTACTGGGCCATCGTGACGATGACGACGGTCGGCTATGGCGACATCGTGCCCAAAACGACGATCGGTAAGTTTATCTCCGCGACACTGATTCTGCTCGGTTACAGTCTGATCATCGTGCCCAGCGGGTTTGTCACCGCCGAGTTGACCTCCAGAAAGTCCAGCGAACCCGACGACGAAACGGCCTGTCCCCGCTGTGCGACCGTCGAACACCCTGGCGAAGCGGTCTACTGCTATCGCTGCGGCGAAAGGCTGGCGGCAGAGGGCTGA
- a CDS encoding secretin N-terminal domain-containing protein, with the protein MHRLKTVVTPVAVGLRRALSLKLVAAIAVSTACAQTPQYRPSQAVPGTAPSRMPSMDAEAYQRYVQGTTGTAANSMIRTVAATSPATSIGDSPQLRKLAVPAAHADAIATTLSLRYQDLPGVTISPDPANSQLVIMAPANTQAVIASQVKTLVAGAVRQASSVTASPVSVRLQNISWREFERDLKQAAGQDVPMTTRNNGNQVTFQMNVPLMQGTLVEVDRRQNQVTVRAPDPAIPGWEKMISALDRVPNRYDDVTQVHRLQKADMAPVQRTMRLLRALRGDGMSNPNPSVFRNAVMQADQGSAPGAGDQGGLPAGGDAAAEGAGPLGDVQIEYVPELGQIIVKGATRDVQRVMELIKEIESKAELTQPDSKVVALKHADANAVAELLTQLYDDVLSTRQGDVSITSLDSPNALLLIGRAEAIASLEELINKIDQPVEEASRLRVFRLQNASAVDAQDAILTFFSNRPGIEEDVRNGLGPRVRISADYRTNSLIVSAAPRDMTEVTRLINELDVEKTPATSELRVFPLNNAVAEDLATTLQDAFAAGEVATAGDATAPSTSLSILTVDSDERRMVESGILAGATITAETNSNSIVVRAPSSSMPLIAELIRQLDKAPGIDSLVKVFTIENGDAAQLAASLETLFGSDAATSGTSVGGANAAGLPSATASSDSSLVPLRFSTDIRTNSIVASGSSSDLEVVESILLRLDSEGFAERITEVIWLKNNEATLVAAAITNYVNERQQSQTTIQQYQQGLGPYDLLDRDIVAIAEENFNSILLSVSPRLYEEVRLLIERLDRRRPMVLIKVLLAEVTLEDAFEIGTELGLQDSLAFSRGQAVSDVPGSAAAGTPGFNFNDAGVPNINDLNQSSLAASTVSTFGLGQSNPAIGYGGFVLNAASESVSLLFRTLQDAGRAQILSRPQLMTADNTESLINVGRQIARFRGSTVTNNTVTQNIEDITVGLILNIRPRVGSDGTILMEVNITRSDRDTANGTTVPDGDGGTVVIDDIVDTTAQVTLSTMSGQTVIMGGLIQKLRANRSRRLPYLSNIPLLGNLFKYDFEAEERRETLIVLTPMLVTGEQDLEYIKQTESSRMSWCLADVVEAHGDVGLSGGYGLWGPAIGPTIYPDVHPTIDGEVVVSELPPGVITDQKKPVVGQPAGESILNPSFDAGNLAPADRSNSLPAPRPDVNQSSFQMPAGMIGSEADQTLPAGWVNQARQ; encoded by the coding sequence GTGCACCGTTTGAAAACCGTTGTCACCCCCGTCGCCGTCGGTCTCAGACGAGCTCTGAGTCTAAAGCTGGTCGCGGCGATTGCCGTTTCGACCGCATGTGCCCAAACGCCCCAGTATCGTCCGTCTCAGGCCGTCCCCGGCACTGCGCCGTCGCGAATGCCGTCGATGGACGCCGAAGCCTACCAGCGGTATGTGCAGGGGACGACCGGCACTGCTGCCAATTCGATGATTCGCACGGTTGCCGCGACGTCCCCAGCCACTTCGATCGGCGATTCCCCGCAACTGCGTAAACTGGCCGTGCCGGCCGCCCACGCCGACGCGATCGCGACGACGCTCAGTCTACGCTATCAAGATTTGCCCGGCGTCACGATTTCGCCCGATCCGGCGAACAGCCAATTGGTGATCATGGCGCCGGCCAACACCCAGGCGGTGATCGCATCGCAAGTCAAAACGCTGGTCGCCGGCGCGGTGCGCCAGGCATCCTCGGTGACGGCCAGCCCCGTCAGCGTGCGACTGCAGAACATCTCCTGGCGTGAATTCGAACGCGACTTGAAACAGGCCGCCGGACAAGATGTTCCGATGACGACCCGCAACAACGGCAACCAGGTCACGTTCCAGATGAACGTGCCGCTGATGCAGGGGACGCTGGTCGAAGTCGACCGCCGGCAAAACCAAGTCACCGTCCGGGCACCCGATCCCGCCATCCCCGGCTGGGAGAAAATGATCAGCGCTTTGGATCGAGTTCCCAATCGTTACGACGACGTCACCCAAGTGCACCGGCTGCAAAAAGCCGACATGGCACCGGTGCAACGGACCATGCGATTGCTCCGCGCCCTCCGCGGCGACGGGATGTCCAATCCCAACCCCAGCGTGTTCCGCAACGCGGTGATGCAAGCCGATCAAGGCAGTGCACCGGGTGCGGGTGACCAAGGCGGATTGCCCGCCGGCGGTGATGCCGCCGCTGAAGGGGCTGGACCGCTGGGCGATGTGCAAATCGAATACGTTCCCGAACTGGGCCAGATCATCGTCAAGGGTGCGACCCGAGACGTTCAACGTGTGATGGAATTGATCAAAGAGATCGAATCCAAGGCAGAACTGACCCAGCCCGATTCGAAGGTCGTCGCGCTCAAGCACGCCGATGCTAACGCGGTCGCCGAGCTGTTGACACAGCTCTACGACGACGTGCTGTCGACGCGCCAAGGCGACGTCAGCATCACCTCGCTGGACAGCCCCAACGCGTTGTTGTTGATCGGTCGCGCCGAAGCGATTGCGTCGTTGGAAGAACTGATCAACAAGATCGACCAGCCTGTGGAAGAAGCCAGCCGGCTGCGTGTGTTCCGACTTCAGAACGCCTCGGCCGTGGATGCTCAAGATGCCATTTTGACCTTCTTTAGCAATCGGCCCGGGATCGAAGAAGACGTCCGCAACGGTCTGGGACCGCGTGTCCGGATTTCGGCCGACTATCGCACCAACTCGCTGATTGTTAGTGCCGCGCCGCGTGACATGACCGAGGTGACTCGGCTGATCAACGAGCTGGACGTCGAAAAGACTCCGGCGACCAGTGAACTGCGAGTCTTCCCGCTCAACAACGCCGTTGCCGAAGACTTGGCCACCACGTTGCAAGACGCCTTCGCGGCCGGTGAAGTCGCCACCGCGGGCGATGCCACCGCACCGTCGACCTCGCTTTCGATCTTGACGGTCGACAGCGACGAGCGACGGATGGTGGAATCCGGCATCTTGGCCGGAGCGACGATCACGGCGGAAACGAATTCCAACTCGATCGTCGTTCGTGCCCCTTCGTCGAGCATGCCGTTGATCGCCGAACTGATCCGTCAATTGGACAAAGCCCCCGGCATCGATTCGCTGGTGAAAGTGTTCACGATCGAAAACGGTGACGCGGCTCAGTTGGCCGCCTCGCTGGAGACCCTGTTTGGATCGGACGCGGCCACCAGCGGAACCAGTGTCGGTGGCGCCAACGCCGCCGGATTGCCATCGGCCACCGCATCATCGGACAGTTCGCTCGTGCCGCTGCGTTTCTCGACCGACATCCGCACCAACAGCATCGTGGCCAGCGGATCGTCGTCGGACCTGGAAGTCGTCGAAAGCATCTTGCTGCGACTCGATAGCGAAGGGTTCGCCGAACGGATCACCGAAGTGATTTGGCTGAAGAACAACGAAGCGACGTTGGTCGCCGCGGCGATCACCAACTACGTCAACGAACGTCAGCAATCGCAAACCACGATCCAGCAATACCAGCAAGGCCTGGGCCCCTACGATCTTCTCGATCGCGACATCGTGGCGATCGCCGAAGAGAACTTCAACAGCATCCTGTTGAGCGTCTCGCCGCGACTGTACGAAGAAGTTCGATTGCTGATCGAGCGGCTGGACCGTCGACGCCCGATGGTGTTGATCAAGGTGTTGCTAGCCGAGGTCACTTTGGAAGATGCGTTTGAGATCGGCACCGAACTCGGTTTGCAGGACTCGCTGGCCTTCAGCCGCGGTCAAGCTGTTTCGGATGTTCCCGGCAGCGCGGCGGCCGGAACGCCTGGTTTTAACTTCAACGATGCAGGCGTGCCGAACATCAACGATTTGAACCAGAGTAGTCTCGCCGCCAGTACCGTGTCCACATTCGGACTCGGCCAAAGCAACCCGGCCATCGGCTACGGTGGATTCGTGCTTAACGCAGCCAGCGAGTCGGTCAGTCTGCTGTTCCGCACCTTGCAAGACGCCGGTCGGGCACAGATTCTCAGCCGGCCGCAACTGATGACGGCCGACAATACAGAGTCGCTGATCAATGTCGGTCGACAGATCGCACGGTTCCGTGGCAGCACGGTGACCAACAACACGGTGACGCAAAACATCGAAGACATCACCGTCGGTTTGATCTTGAACATTCGCCCGCGTGTCGGAAGCGACGGAACGATTCTGATGGAAGTCAACATCACACGGTCTGACCGCGATACCGCCAACGGAACGACCGTGCCTGATGGCGACGGAGGAACCGTTGTGATTGACGACATTGTTGACACCACGGCCCAAGTCACACTGTCGACGATGAGCGGCCAAACCGTGATCATGGGTGGACTGATTCAGAAGCTTCGCGCCAACAGAAGTCGCCGTCTTCCCTACCTGTCGAACATTCCGCTGTTGGGCAATCTGTTCAAGTACGACTTTGAGGCCGAGGAACGTCGTGAGACCTTGATCGTGTTGACACCGATGCTGGTCACCGGCGAACAGGACTTGGAGTACATCAAGCAAACCGAATCGAGTCGAATGAGTTGGTGCTTGGCCGACGTGGTGGAAGCTCACGGTGACGTCGGCTTGAGCGGCGGCTACGGATTGTGGGGACCGGCCATCGGCCCGACGATCTACCCCGACGTGCACCCGACGATCGACGGAGAAGTCGTCGTCAGCGAACTGCCCCCGGGCGTGATCACCGACCAGAAAAAGCCTGTTGTCGGTCAGCCGGCCGGCGAGTCGATTTTGAATCCGAGTTTCGATGCAGGGAATCTGGCACCGGCCGACCGCAGCAATTCACTGCCCGCACCGCGGCCCGATGTGAACCAGTCTTCGTTCCAAATGCCGGCAGGCATGATCGGAAGTGAAGCCGATCAGACGCTACCGGCCGGTTGGGTCAACCAAGCCCGGCAGTAA